The genomic window CTATAAGCAAAGAAAAGGAAGATTACATGAAGTGGTTCACGCACACCTGTGTAACTATTGTAAGATACCTGTGTGGACCAGATGTATATCAGTAAGTCGCTGTCTTTATTTATTAATCTTTGGTTATATTAACTAAATATTTCTTTTAGATTAAAAGCATGCAAGGAAAAGTCTGTACTAGCAAATAATCTTATAGATAGTTGGACAAACCTTATCTCTTATGACCAATCTGTGTGCATAGAAGCAGTTGAACAGCTTTTTATCAATCCAGAGCTGTGCTCCACAACACTGCGCATCTTGCGCGAGTCTGTTGATAAAGTGTGTGTACATGTGGAATACAAAAAGCTGCATTCGTTGatattaattcaaaataaaattttatcactCTATTCAAGGTGAGTCTActagaaaaataattaatattttgtgCATGAGGACTCAAGTTATCTTTATTACAGCACATATTTTTTTTCAGTTCTTCTGCTAAAGAATTATCATCAGCAGACATATTATTCTTGATAATCCTGTGCCAAAGTTTAAATCTTTCACAAGAAGAAAAATCGACGGGAACAAAATCTATTTTTAGCTACCAAATACTCTTATCAGGAGTCGAAGATACTCCGAAATGTCTTCCACACGCAGTTCATATCATGCCACATTCCAACGGGATCTTTTTGATATATTTGTTAGAAATTGGGAATTCTGCTGTAGCTGCCAGTCTGTATGAGAATTTTTGTCACTTGCACACGATGCAACAGGTATGatttttttactacaaaaatacGGTTACGTCATTCAAGTTTTCTGACGTCAGAACATTTATTTACTATTCTAATGTTTTGGCAATGCTGTGGGGTTCTGACATCAGAAATCTTGAATGTCGTAAGTGTATTTTGGTAGTAAAAAAAGTATAATCCAATACCGCACCGATGTACTGATGTTTGTAATATACTCAATTGTACTTTAAGGTTCAAATTCAAAGAGAAAAGAAGACACTTCAACCAGCTTTTGAAAATCTGGAACTAGCTACAAAAAAACTTCACGAAAGTCTGAAAAAAACCAAACACAGTGCCATAGAAAATTCACACAAGCAGCTAATGAAAAAATGGGATATAATCAAGAAGAAATACCAAGAATACCTAAAGAATGGTTCTGAGGAAGCACTGTTAAGGGCTGAAACGTTGGGGTTAGGATTTTTAGAGAATCTGAAGGAGCTGCTCAATCTCACGTCAGTAGATGAtagtgttttaaattctagttcgAAGTATGTGATAGAAGCGTCAATGGGGGTGAAGGAGAAATTAACGAATTATGAAGACTTTTTCAAGGCCAAGAGTATTAAGAATTTTTCACTTGGATCATATCCTTTTACAAagagtttatttatttatttattatcacGATAACCCCAATAATAGTAAAATACAATAAAGAAAAATCAGTTAAGAAACTACTAAACAGACATAATAAACtttagtacattatttcacggtttttgctgtaaattttaaagaaccgcttggattgacatgaaatttggcatacgcatagctaacatgtcagagaaaaaagtgatatggtgccgatgtgtgcttttgccctggaggtgaatttcaccccatctcgggggcgaaaaaatatatgtccaagataagtcccgaaatggataaactgactaattttaagcaacttttgttctatagagttttttcaccaaatcaatacttttcgaggtatttgcaagtgaatatgttcatttttcaacaaaataagcacgtttttagacggtttttcgcaaataactcaaaacgtaagcattttgtcgaaaaaaatattcttagcaaaactatagcctatcagaaagtgaaaaaaaaacggtgtatatattaggtctctatacctagcaaaagcagagttatagctaatgaaaaataggttcatattcgaaaaattccaaatagaataattcattgtgaaatatccaaataatgaagcattcttggggaaaacacattacgacttttttaaagtgtttaaaagaagatttacttctgtttttataaaaaaatctctaagattcggtgtttctaaatttgcatacactcgtgataagtgactcgttcaagcccttttaagtacagctctttcaaaaataaggactttgaacctatgaaacttatagatcatatgatcaatacatacgtgagtaaaaacaaacaaaagaaataagagcaagaatagaaatagctagatcagcatttaacaagatgaaaatatttctctgtagtcgtgacataaatcttgatctgagagtgcgtatgctgcggtgttatatcttctccactttattatacggagttgagtcatggaccatcaagatgggcagcattaaaaacattgaagcttttgagatgtggtgttaccgtagaatgctacgtgtatcttgggtggaccacgtgacgaatgccgaaattttacgtcggatcggaaaaggatgtgaagttgtacttactgttaaaagaagaaagcttgaatactttggccatgttatgagaggtgacaaatactcgctgctgagactgatcattcagggtaaaatcaggggtaagagaagtatcggtagacgcagaatatcttggttaagaaatctgagggaatggttcggctgcagttccatcgacctatttagggcagccgccagtaaaataagaatagctgtgatgatttccaacctccgataggagacggacttgaagaagaagaagtgagtaaaaaacttgtgaagtggtaacaattaagttcatttgaaatgctaattagggggtgattttcccgatttcttaccaaaaaaaaagggaccaactttattttgagcgtaacttgtttatttttgatgctaaaaaatttttttaaaaacaaaaataagcatttttttaaacactttaaaaaagttaaaatgagttttccccaaaaaagtgcttcgttttttggttatggcacgttaaaatattcgatttggaatttgacgaatatgaacctatttttcattagctataactctgcttctactagtagtccagaaagccactgcgcatccgctagaaaaaataatccgattcggattttttgcacaatcttactcaaaaaggaccccttttaacaaatttgcatgttgccaggaacaaaagtgggtcaaaaattttttaaacattttttttttgtttttttcctaaaattatttttttttgcatggaacaaagtttttttaggtgttttggatcattccaaacagaaaaggtctttagtgacttttctctaaagttgatattttatgacatataagcgattaaaaattgaaaaattgcgaaatcggccatttttaaccttcaaaaactatgtgaaaaacttaaaatttgaatgttgccagggtaggtagatattctttttaaacatcgattgatgaaatcccgaagagttttttgcaatacagtatttaaaactcctttgttttttaatttctaatcacgcgtgcgcgacactattttccaccgttgcatgtgtatacagtatggtgcaaatgaaaggaataaattcgttatttcgtaaaccggcgactttaaggaaaaaacctgaaacaggtcgatttttatttttaagttatgatattgtggcatatatggtatactagtgacgtcatccgtctgggcgtgatgacgtaatcgatgatttttttaaatgagaataggggtcgtgtggtagctcatttgaaaggttcttcaattctctattcagtaatgtaaacatttacataattatttatacagggtgtccaaaaaaattttattaaattaaattatttgacaaaaaaagaagtagaaggacaccctgtataaataattatataaatgtttatagtactaaatagagaattgaagaacctttaaaatgagctagcacactacccctattctcatttaaaatatcatcaattacgtcatcacgcccagatggatgacgtcactagtatgccatatacagggtgtcccggaaaatagtgcgttcctttaaggtatggagagaatacacaatttggaacaaaaaagtcctataccatttttttctaaagttaagcgtttccaaaaaaaagttaacattgttttccatatacctgtattttaatgtttggaaattttaataaactggcaacatcgtacgcactacggcataataacataataagaactcgtttgtgattgtgatttaaacagtatttaaaataatccaacctaatagtaggtaatacttatgtatttactatttgtttactaaaattattttcttttgaaatgtattgaaatacctattgcataattttaaacgaattacacatcttttaacataaaaacacatcttttaactaaactagtattatgtatttagtaaggtttaaatgggttgaatgctgagtatgctgagggctttaactgaattacatagttttaatagtttacagtggaacttaaatacaccagataatgtctcagtaatttgtttacttgtgaactgaaataactaagttgtacttacttgaaaataattaatataccgaatagatgtttcaagtaacctttcacaaacaccattcataggtaataacataataggtaatacactcactattcgaaaacattttcggcattgacactaaacaggattctttaaaactatctgtttactatcatcttctatctatttacatgggactgtctatgcttaaatttgcgtaccgcacatagttgtcagatttaaatttggatatcaaaatacattttaattttttggtcaaacggttgcatttagaaaaaaatgttataagagttttttgttctacatggtgccttctacctatacctttaaggaacgcactattttccgggacaccctgtataccactatatcataacttaaaaatacaaatcgacctgtttcgggatttttccttaaagtcattATATACTGCACCATAcagtcggtggaaaatagtgtcgcgcacgcttgattagcaattaaaaaacaaaaaagttttgaatattgaattgcaaaaaactcttcaggatttcatcgatcgatgtttaaagaatatctacctaccttgttaacattcaaattttcagtttttcacatattttttgagggttaaaaatggccaatttcgcaatttttcaatttttaatcgcttatatgtcaaaaactatcaactttagagaaatttcagtaaagaccttttctgtttggaatgatcca from Diabrotica virgifera virgifera chromosome 5, PGI_DIABVI_V3a includes these protein-coding regions:
- the LOC114343408 gene encoding BLOC-3 complex member HPS1, encoding MNCLLIFDHLNDIIHTKYNEAFAQHMINFAVEQEFLPQGSTEKTVDANIIVQTFSPIVTSHRIMSCQFGNSYTSIKCEDDLIVYFDDYMGYLFVTISKEKEDYMKWFTHTCVTIVRYLCGPDVYQLKACKEKSVLANNLIDSWTNLISYDQSVCIEAVEQLFINPELCSTTLRILRESVDKVCVHVEYKKLHSLILIQNKILSLYSSSSAKELSSADILFLIILCQSLNLSQEEKSTGTKSIFSYQILLSGVEDTPKCLPHAVHIMPHSNGIFLIYLLEIGNSAVAASLYENFCHLHTMQQVQIQREKKTLQPAFENLELATKKLHESLKKTKHSAIENSHKQLMKKWDIIKKKYQEYLKNGSEEALLRAETLGLGFLENLKELLNLTSVDDSVLNSSSKYVIEASMGVKEKLTNYEDFFKAKSIKNFSLGSRDSLTINKYLEEFPGLVHFLYVDRNSHRVTTPTLDLDTEEGKFNRKKVWLMLNVAKSKLQKGIMQIIWKDANYSYGYFLWFEDLNGQALKPTVFPKEEISGWPGILSEDFYQKLKKMCFPKTPPSKIKCYEVFCLHLGLATASVVLEQTRRLVATIFELRGFPSQAVDFF